The sequence below is a genomic window from Phaenicophaeus curvirostris isolate KB17595 chromosome 16, BPBGC_Pcur_1.0, whole genome shotgun sequence.
CAGCTACTGGATCTGCCTGGGATCATCGAAGGAGCAGCACAAGGTTGGCTGATCTCTATGTTCATGTGAAGTAAGGATTCCTCAGTAGCGTACTTGGCTGTCTCAAATGTTGGCAGGTTTCCTGGGCCAACAGTTCCTGCATTGGCTTCCCAAATTTTGGAGTCCTTGATCTTACGTGAGGCACGATTCTCATCTCTGAGCCCACATAAGGATCTATTTGTAGCAGAAAGATGCTTTTCTGGAGGTGGGAGCCAAAGCAAGGCAGTCACTTCTCACCTTCTTATGTGAGTGTTATCTTGCTCATCTGTTTTTTGGTACAGAGGAAATCTAAAGAAAGATGCTAGAGAGGCGGAGGGGGGAATTTCAGCTAAACAGTAACTTCTTGACTAATTTCCTGAGCTTCTGCTTCAGTCCTCCTGTATCTTCTGATTCTGGGAAGAGGTGTTTGCATTGTTCCTCCACTTTGTCATTGCCCAGATCAGCTACCGTGTCAGAAGATACCTTGGGAAACTGGAAAATCTCCTGATGGtctattttcatctttttttttttggaggatcATGGCCTGATTAACCAGGTCTCTCTCCTTTTAGAGCAGACAGTGTACATAACTCCGCTGTACAGGGACTCTGGGTGCGTAAGCCGTGTGTGCTGCCTGGAGCTGCTACCGATGCACGTCTGTCTTGCTGACTGAGAATTCCATTTccccccgtgcggccctgctcagATAGCTTTACACACACCAATTCTCGTAACctctggaggagcagcagcaaagagTACTCATTAGGGTTTGTGCTGAACATAACCCAGTGTGGAAGGACCAGATGCACTCGGGTCCCCCCAGCCTAGAACAGAACTGGGGGTTCTTTTTCCTTGCTTCCAAGCAGCCGTGCAGGGTAGGAGTCCCCATCTGTTGCAGACCTCATAGCTGGTTTCTCTCTGATGTGCAGCCATCTCCTCTCTTCTCAGGGAAGGGCAGAGGTCGGCAGGTGATAGCAGTGGCCAGGACGGCAGACGTCGTTATTATGATGCTGGATGCCACGAAGGGTGAAGTACAGAGGTGAGGGTGTGCTTCTGGGTgtggggagctgtggggtgtGGTGGGCTGGGTTCAGGGGTTCCCACATGCCCAGAAATCATGCCAGCTGCCTAAAGTGTTGTCCTGTGCATGATGGGCAACAGTACTTAAGTTGAGACAGGCTGAGAATattcagcgtggagaagagaaggttctggggagaccttagagcagtttccagagctgaaagggaTCAGGAATTccagagataggatgagggggaagcgttttcagctgaaagaggggagatggaagTGAGGTCTTaggaaaaagtgttttcctatgagggtggggaggccctggcccaggttgcccagagcagtggtggctgccccatccctggaggtgttcaaagccaggttggatgggactttgagccccctgatccaatgggaggtgtccctgcccatggcaggggtgatggaactgggatgaaTTTTGATGTCCTTTTCAACctaaaccattcaatgattctgttgATTATGAGATGGAGGTTGCAGTCCATTAGAAGCATGCTGGCTTGCTGGCTTGGACTTCTCAGCTGAAGGATTGTTCCCACGGACTCTGTCCTGCATTTGCTGTGGTTTTTAGGTGGTAGTGGAAGCTTGTGGCAAGGCCGTATCAATGCGGTAGTCCAAAAGGAAAGGTGTGGTTGTTACCTGGCTGTGCTCAACCTCATAGGTACTAACGTGCGGTGTCCCTGCAGGGCCCTGCTGGAGAAAGAACTGGAATCTGTAGGAATTCGTCTGaataaaagcaaaccaaataTCTACTTCAAGGTGAGGCTTCCTAGGCTGCTGCAGTCACAGCTTGAGTCTGACAGCCCACTCAAAGCCGAGGTGACTGTGCTGCCGCTCACGTTGGACAGGCTGAAGGAGGGCTGTCGATTTTGCGGACTGTTCATAAGTTGCTTTCTTGTATCCCTGCAGCCGAAGAAGGGTGGAGGTATCTCCTTCAACTCAACTGTCACGTTGACTCAGTGCTCCGAGAAACTGGTGCAGCTCATCCTCCATGAATACAGTATCCTTTCCTGAAACAGGAGAACTCTAAGCCATCAGCAGCTCATGAGTCAAGTGGTACCCACTTCAGGACTGCCTTGTGTAGTTGTTGGTGCGTGCTGGGTTGAGAACAGGTTTCAGAAGGAAGCTCAGCCTTTTGGCTCACAATGGGGTGTAGACATGTTGGGATTTTAACCTTGACAACGTTCACCTCAGAAATCTTCAATGCCGAGGTCCTCTTCAGAGAGGATTGCTCCCCTGATGAGTTCATTGATGTGATTGTAGGCAACAGGGTCTACATGCCGTGCCTCTACGTGAGTATCTCAGAAACAGCCTGCCTTCTGCAGCACCAAGCATTTCCGTTCTGTGCTGGAAACGCTGAGCCTCCTTGCTTCCTAAAGCAGTAACGATTTGGGGCTTAGGAGGCGGAAAGTACAGCTCAACAGGGAGCTTTTTGTAAGCTTTAGCCGTGCGACTGCGCTCTGCGTGTGTTCCCTGTGCCCTCTTGTGGCTGGCTGCCGTGGAGCAGCGGGCGCTGCCTGTCCTGCTGCCAGGGGGCTTGCTCCCAAATCGTGAAGCCATCGATTCTGGTATTGCCAGCTCTACGCTTGGCTTTTCCCTACTGGTCCCTTGTGCCAGAGGTCACTTAATGGCTCTGTTTGATGGTGACTGGGTCTCTGGGGTAATCCGAGCTATCAGAGAACGTGTTGCGAGTCCCGAAGTGAGGACTTTAGAAGACCCAAAGTTACATTTAGGCTTCTGAATTTCAGCAGCCTTGGCTCGTCCCCTGGCTCACAGGATCTATGTTTCTGTTTGAGATGCTGGAACTACTTTGTTGTACCTACATCTACATCTCTTACAGTATTACTGAATTGTCTTCCTAAAGGCtgtgttgtttttcctttgacttAGGTTTATAACAAGATTGACCAGATCTCTATGGAGGAAGTGGATCGCCTTGCTCGGAAGCCCCACAGTGTTGTGATCAGGTAGGAGCCTGTCAGGCTGCCTCATGTCCTGGCCTGGATGGTGTGGTGGTTCATTTCATACCTCTTTCTGTGGCTTCTCCCAGGGCTACTGTGCAGCCCTTTGCAGACTTCCTTTCCCTGGAGAGGCAGGCAGCTTGGCTTCTCCACGCTGTCTGCAGGCCAGAGTGAACCAGTCTAACTTGTTTCTTTAGAAGTCCTGATGTATCGGACTAGGGCTTTGCTGCTTCAAAGCCACTTCCCATTCTGAAAGTGCCATTTATGTCACCTCATGTATTTCCTTCACTGACCTCATTAAAGATGTCCCCTTGTTCTCTAGCACTTTAATAAGGCATTTCACCTCGTTCTTCTGGATCTCTAAATCACAGCAACAGTAAACACAGAGGTATTCCTGGTGTTTTGCAGCTGTGGCATGAAGCTGAACCTGGACTACTTGCTGGAGAAGCTCTGGGAATACCTGGCACTTACCTGCATCTACACCAAGAAGCGAGGACGTAAGTGACCATTAGCCAAACAGGAGTTTTGAAAAGCACAAAGGCTCATCAGAAGCAgacaggctgcaggcagggcttgGATGTGGCTGTCAGCGATCCCTTGTGTCTCGGAAATGCTGCAATTATGCTTTCTCTAATGTGCTTTCATCTTTTGGGAGATGCTTTCTGATCCCACCGTGTGTTTGTCCCACCACAGCCCTCTGCACTAGAAGAGCTGCATTTGCATAATACCTTACATGATGATATAAGGAAATAAAGTTTGCAAATTCGCAACTTTCTTCCTTATTAGGTGCACTTTGCAATGAACTGTTCAGCCCTTCACTACCCCGAAGAGCTCTCTGGTTCCTGCTGTGAGAGGTTTGGCAACTCCCATGAGGAGTTGCTCCTGAGGCTCAGGAGTGCCTTTGATCCTCCTTTTGCTTTATAATTGACTTGCAGCTTCTCCTGGTGATGAAAACACATCTATAACTTGTTCCTATTTGGTTGTGACAGCTGTGATTCTGAACTTGGGTGGATATGAGGAGATGAAGGAACTTTTGATGGGCTTGTTAAGATACAAAATCTTGGGGATGTTACGGAAAACTGCAGTGTGGTTTGGTTTTACTTGAGCAGGTTTGATTTGGATAGTTTCGTTTGTCCTAAGTATTTGGAACAGACCGGGTGGATTGTGAGGAAGCTGTTGACTGTGTGGTGTGGGTAACTATACTCCCGGGTACTGAGCGTCTGCAGAACTGATTTCATGCTTTTGAGCACCCGGATTCCTGTTCTGTCTGGGAGCGGGCAAGTGTTACCAGAGGAGGTAtcacaaaatcatggaatggtttgggttggaaggaaacttaaagcccatccaattccaccctctgccatgggcagggacacttcccact
It includes:
- the DRG2 gene encoding developmentally-regulated GTP-binding protein 2 isoform X1, giving the protein MGILEKISEIEKEIARTQKNKATEYHLGLLKAKLAKYRAQLLEPSKSSAAKGEGFDVMKSGDARVALIGFPSVGKSTFLSLMTSTASEAASYEFTTLTCIPGVIEYKGANIQLLDLPGIIEGAAQGKGRGRQVIAVARTADVVIMMLDATKGEVQRALLEKELESVGIRLNKSKPNIYFKPKKGGGISFNSTVTLTQCSEKLVQLILHEYKIFNAEVLFREDCSPDEFIDVIVGNRVYMPCLYVYNKIDQISMEEVDRLARKPHSVVISCGMKLNLDYLLEKLWEYLALTCIYTKKRGQRPDFTDAIILRKGASVEHVCHRIHRSLASQFKYALVWGTSTKYSPQRVGLTHMMEHEDVIQIVKK
- the DRG2 gene encoding developmentally-regulated GTP-binding protein 2 isoform X2, which produces MPVWRSSVFLLWSTFLSLMTSTASEAASYEFTTLTCIPGVIEYKGANIQLLDLPGIIEGAAQGKGRGRQVIAVARTADVVIMMLDATKGEVQRALLEKELESVGIRLNKSKPNIYFKPKKGGGISFNSTVTLTQCSEKLVQLILHEYKIFNAEVLFREDCSPDEFIDVIVGNRVYMPCLYVYNKIDQISMEEVDRLARKPHSVVISCGMKLNLDYLLEKLWEYLALTCIYTKKRGQRPDFTDAIILRKGASVEHVCHRIHRSLASQFKYALVWGTSTKYSPQRVGLTHMMEHEDVIQIVKK